A window of the Brassica napus cultivar Da-Ae chromosome A2, Da-Ae, whole genome shotgun sequence genome harbors these coding sequences:
- the LOC106379216 gene encoding cation/calcium exchanger 1: MASLFSSPLSSRSLSLLINLFFIFLIYLHFASPNPPPHSGSIKSLDSLAGGGSDSCSEGLAALDDHRSKCTYVISQSKCTPQGYIDYLKIFFCIFGQSPVLGHLLLSLWLFVLFYLLGDTASSYFCPSLDKLSKVLKLSPTMAGVTLLSLGNGAPDLFSSVVSFTKSNNGDFGLNSVLGGVFFVSSFVVGTICLLVGSRDVSIDKYSFIRDVAFLLVALCCLGLIVFIGRITIWVALCYLSIYIIYVGFLSVSHFLDRKKPISDQVLRTREDLAEMGVPLLSYIGEEKPIPPQRVTQESRTQEQEYDILVLDSPKKQRSCFSVLVSIVGLPLYLPRRLTIPVVCEEKWSRPCAVVSTAIAPVLLTELYCSHYNGSKRNLIMYIISGLIGLFFGIVAFLTTESSRPPTKFSLVWLLGGFTMSVTWTYIIAQELVSLLISLGNIFGISPSVLGLTVLAWGNSLGDLIANVTVAVHGGNDGAQIALSGCYAGPLFNTVIGLGVPLVISSLAEYPGVYIIPSDSMLLETLGFLMVGLLWALVIMPKKKMRLDRLVGGGLLAIYLCFLFLRMARVFGVLNIDR; this comes from the coding sequence ATGGCAAGTCTCTTCTCCTCACCTCTCAGCTCacgttctctctctcttctaatcaacctcttcttcatcttcctcatctATCTCCATTTCGCTTCACCAAATCCTCCTCCTCACTCAGGATCAATCAAATCTTTAGATTCTCTTGCCGGCGGTGGCAGTGACAGCTGCAGCGAAGGACTCGCAGCCCTAGACGACCACCGTTCCAAGTGTACTTACGTTATATCTCAATCAAAATGTACCCCACAAGGTTACATAGACTATCTCAAGATTTTCTTCTGCATCTTCGGACAGTCCCCTGTGTTAGGCCATCTACTTTTATCCCTCTGGCTATTTGTTCTGTTCTACTTGCTCGGAGACACGGCCTCGAGTTACTTCTGTCCTTCTTTAGACAAGTTGTCTAAGGTCTTGAAGCTCTCTCCTACGATGGCTGGTGTTACGCTTCTCTCTTTAGGAAACGGTGCGCCAGATTTGTTCTCAAGCGTTGTCTCTTTCACTAAGTCGAATAATGGAGATTTTGGGCTCAACTCTGTTCTAGGTGGTGTGTTCTTCGTGTCTAGCTTCGTTGTCGGGACGATTTGTTTGTTGGTTGGCTCTCGAGATGTCTCTATCGACAAGTACAGCTTTATACGCGATGTGGCTTTTCTTCTGGTTGCTCTTTGTTGTCTCGGTTTGATCGTCTTTATCGGAAGAATAACCATATGGGTTGCACTTTGTTACCTTTCTATTTATATCATCTATGTAGGGTTTTTATCAGTTTCTCATTTCTTGGACCGCAAGAAACCTATATCCGATCAGGTTCTTCGTACTAGGGAGGACTTAGCCGAGATGGGCGTCCCATTGCTCAGCTATATCGGTGAGGAGAAGCCGATTCCGCCGCAAAGAGTTACTCAAGAATCAAGAACTCAAGAACAAGAATATGACATTTTGGTTCTTGATTCGCCAAAGAAACAACGGTCTTGCTTCTCGGTGCTAGTGAGCATCGTAGGACTACCTCTATATCTCCCCCGGAGGCTCACAATCCCCGTCGTCTGCGAAGAGAAGTGGTCAAGGCCTTGCGCGGTTGTTTCCACAGCCATCGCACCTGTTCTACTTACCGAACTTTATTGTTCTCATTACAACGGGTCCAAAAGAAACCTAATCATGTACATAATATCTGGACTTATCGGGTTATTCTTTGGTATCGTAGCGTTCTTGACAACGGAAAGTTCTCGCCCACCAACGAAATTCTCACTGGTTTGGCTTCTAGGCGGCTTCACAATGAGTGTGACATGGACATACATCATAGCACAAGAGCTAGTCTCGTTGTTAATATCATTAGGGAACATCTTTGGTATTAGTCCTTCTGTGCTGGGACTAACGGTCTTAGCATGGGGCAATTCTCTAGGCGATTTAATCGCTAATGTGACCGTGGCAGTTCACGGAGGTAACGACGGTGCGCAAATAGCACTTTCAGGGTGTTACGCCGGTCCGTTATTTAACACGGTGATTGGACTAGGCGTGCCACTTGTTATCTCATCTTTGGCTGAATATCCTGGGGTTTACATCATTCCAAGTGACAGTATGTTGCTTGAGACACTTGGTTTCTTAATGGTAGGCTTGCTTTGGGCACTTGTGATAATgccaaagaagaagatgaggctTGATAGGCTTGTCGGTGGCGGCTTACTTGCTATTTACTTGTGCTTCTTGTTCTTGAGAATGGCTAGGGTCTTCGGAGTCCTTAATATCGACCGGTGA
- the LOC106432502 gene encoding 5-methyltetrahydropteroyltriglutamate--homocysteine methyltransferase 1, translating into MASHIVGYPRMGPKRELKFALESFWDGKSTAEDLQKVSADLRSAIWKQMSEAGTKYIPSNTFAHYDQVLDTTAMLGAVPPRYGYTGGEIGLDVYFSMARGNASVPAMEMTKWFDTNYHYIVPELGPEVNFSYASHKAVNEYKEAKALGVETVPVLVGPVSYLLLSKAAKGVEKSFDLLSLLPKVLAVYKEVITELKAAGATWIQLDEPVLVMDLEGHKLEAFTAAYAELESTLSGLNVLVETYFADIPAEAYKTLTSLKGVTAYGFDLVRGTKTLDLVKSSFPAGKYLFAGVVDGRNIWANDFAASLSTLQELEGVVGKDKLVVSTSCSLLHTAVDLVNETKLDDEIKSWLAFAAQKVVEVNALAKALAGHKDEALFSANAAALASRRSSPRVTNESVQKAAAALKGSDHRRATNVSARLDAQQKKLNLPILPTTTIGSFPQTVELRRVRREYKAKKVSEEDYVKAMKEEIKKVVDLQEELDIDVLVHGEPERNDMVEYFGEQLSGFAFTANGWVQSYGSRCVKPPVIYGDVSRPKAMTVFWSAMAQSMTSRPMKGMLTGPVTILNWSFVRNDQPRHETCYQIALAIKDEVEDLEKGGIGVIQIDEAALREGLPLRKSEHAFYLDWAVHSFRITNCGVQDSTQIHTHMCYSHFNDIIHSIIDMDADVITIENSRSDEKLLSVFREGVKYGAGIGPGVYDIHSPRIPSTEEIAERVNKMLAVLEQNILWVNPDCGLKTRKYTEVKPALKNMVDAAKLIRSQLASAK; encoded by the exons ATGGCGTCTCACATTGTTGGATACCCTCGCATGGGCCCCAAGAGAGAGCTCAAGTTCGCGTTGGAGTCCTTCTGGGATGGCAAGAGCACTGCCGAGGATCTCCAGAAGGTGTCTGCTGATCTCAGGTCTGCCATCTGGAAACAGATGTCTGAGGCTGGGACTAAGTACATCCCCAGCAACACCTTTGCTCACTACGACCAGGTTCTCGACACCACCGCTATGCTCGGTGCTGTTCCACCTAGGTACGGGTACACTGGTGGTGAGATTGGGCTTGATGTTTACTTCTCCATGGCTAGAGGAAACGCCTCTGTTCCCGCTATGGAGATGACCAAGTGGTTTGACACCAACTA CCATTACATCGTCCCTGAGTTGGGCCCTGAGGTTAACTTTTCTTACGCGTCTCACAAGGCTGTGAATGAGTACAAGGAGGCCAAGGCT CTTGGAGTTGAGACCGTTCCTGTACTTGTTGGCCCAGTCTCCTACTTGTTGCTTTCTAAGGCTGCCAAGGGTGTTGAGAAGTCATttgatcttctttctcttctcccCAAAGTCCTCGCTGTCTACAA GGAAGTTATTACCGAGCTTAAGGCAGCTGGTGCCACCTGGATTCAGCTTGACGAGCCTGTCCTTGTTATGGATCTTGAGGGCCACAAACTCGAGGCATTTACCGCAGCTTATGCTGAACTTGAATCAACTCTTTCTGGTTTGAACGTTCTCGTGGAGACCTACTTCGCTGATATCCCTGCTGAAGCATACAAGACCTTAACTTCGTTGAAGGGTGTGACCGCCTATGGATTTGATTTGGTTCGTGGCACCAAGACCCTTGATTTGGTCAAGTCAAGTTTCCCCGCCGGAAAGTACCTTTTCGCTGGTGTTGTTGACGGAAGGAACATCTGGGCCAATGACTTTGCTGCGTCTCTCAGCACCTTGCAGGAACTTGAGGGTGTTGTTGGAAAAG ACAAGCTTGTTGTCTCAACCTCCTGCTCTCTTCTCCACACCGCCGTCGATCTTGTGAACGAGACCAAGCTTGACGACGAAATCAAGTCGTGGTTGGCGTTTGCTGCCCAGAAGGTCGTTGAAGTGAACGCATTGGCCAAGGCTTTGGCTGGTCACAAGGATGAG GCCCTTTTCTCTGCCAACGCTGCTGCTTTGGCTTCAAGGAGATCTTCCCCAAGAGTCACCAACGAGAGTGTTCAGAAGGCT GCTGCCGCTTTGAAGGGCTCAGACCACCGTCGTGCAACTAATGTCAGCGCTAGGCTCGATGCTCAGCAGAAGAAGCTCAACCTCCCAATCTTGCCAACCACCACCATTGGATCCTTCCCACAGACCGTAGAGCTCAGGAGAGTTCGCAGAGAGTACAAGGCGAAGAA GGTTTCTGAGGAGGACTATGTCAAGGCCATGAAGGAAGAGATCAAGAAAGTTGTTGACCTCCAAGAGGAACTTGACATTGATGTTCTCGTCCACGGAGAGCCAGAG AGAAACGACATGGTTGAGTACTTTGGGGAGCAGTTGTCTGGTTTTGCCTTCACCGCAAACGGATGGGTTCAATCTTACGGATCTCGCTGTGTGAAACCACCAGTCATCTACGGTGATGTGAGCCGTCCCAAGGCAATGACCGTCTTCTGGTCCGCAATGGCTCAGAGCATGACCTCTCGCCCAATGAAGGGTATGCTTACCGGCCCTGTCACCATTCTTAACTGGTCCTTCGTCAGAAACGACCAGCCCAG GCACGAAACCTGTTACCAGATTGCTTTGGCCATCAAGGACGAAGTCGAGGATCTTGAGAAAGGTGGAATCGGTGTCATTCAGATTGATGAGGCTGCCCTCAGAGAAGGATTACCACTCAGGAAGTCCGAGCACGCTTTCTACTTGGACTGGGCTGTTCACTCCTTCAGAATCACCAACTGTGGCGTCCAAGACAGCACCCAGATCCACACCCACATGTGCTACTCCCACTTCAATGACATCATACACTCCATCATCGACATGGATGCTGATGTCATCACCATCGAGAACTCCCGATCTGATGAGAAGCTTCTCTCTGTGTTCCGTGAGGGAGTGAAGTACGGTGCTGGAATTGGTCCAGGTGTCTACGACATCCACTCTCCAAGAATACCATCAACTGAGGAAATCGCAGAGAGGGTGAACAAGATGCTTGCTGTTCTTGAGCAGAACATCCTTTGGGTTAACCCTGACTGTGGTCTCAAGACCCGTAAGTACACCGAAGTTAAGCCTGCCCTGAAGAACATGGTTGATGCGGCCAAGCTCATCCGCTCCCAGCTCGCCAGTGCCAAGTGA
- the LOC106432485 gene encoding 50S ribosomal protein 6, chloroplastic, producing MSVSAIFGTGLVTVAASPALRQFQTPKLGNGGGLGMVIECSSRPQKKSTAHHRKTRPKKTQPWDIKRKPTVYAPLPPLPPDWSPLALSSDGSSATSAGDLVSDAVA from the coding sequence ATGTCTGTGTCCGCGATCTTTGGCACCGGACTCGTCACCGTCGCTGCTTCTCCGGCTCTCCGCCAATTCCAAACTCCTAAACTGGGAAACGGAGGAGGATTAGGAATGGTGATAGAGTGTTCGTCGAGGCCGCAGAAGAAATCGACGGCACATCACAGGAAGACGAGGCCGAAGAAGACGCAGCCTTGGGACATTAAGAGAAAGCCTACCGTTTATGCCCCTCTCCCTCCTCTCCCTCCGGATTGGTCTCCTCTCGCTCTTTCATCCGACGGTAGTAGTGCCACCTCCGCCGGAGATTTGGTTTCGGACGCCGTCGCGTAG
- the LOC125582735 gene encoding cation/calcium exchanger 2-like: protein MGFSFSSIRYGYLRITFLLLLSYILFSVIATPVDSSVLKPKTEHDGCSALKHFHDYQSKCAYLKTIDPCASQGFVDYLSLLYCNFEKFPLLGQSLLFLWLLALFYVLGHTASEYFCSSLESLSKLLNLSPTVAGVTLLSLGNGAPDLFASLVSFMGEDSKGTYDVGLNTVVGGSSFVTCVVVGIISISLRSRGVRIERSAFIRDVCFFCAAIGSLGLILVYGKINFWGALGFCSLYAVYVAFVYLSWRFGGEGGEFDLESVHKRVSLSEPILQREDVDEEHRSNVADDDHQRHYYWKLVVWVMTLPIYLPRRLTIPVVSEAKWSKPLAVTSVTLAPVLLSFLWNWKCSPTSFEAVIVYLTGCLVGIVLGLTALATTKMSNPPKKWLLPWLAGGFVMSMTWSYISAQELVALLTSLGYIFGVSPSILGLTVLAWGNSIGDLITNVTMALHDGDEGAQVAVSGCYAGPIFNTLFALGISLVGCAWEVYPLSIVIKTDPRLLESLGFLVVGLVWSFLVLFSNRMRLGGVMGVGLLVIYLASLSIRIVQTVGDSY from the coding sequence ATGGGATTCTCCTTCTCCTCAATCCGTTATGGCTACTTGAGAATCAcattcctcctcctcctctcttaTATCCTCTTCAGCGTCATCGCAACCCCTGTTGATTCCAGCGTCTTGAAACCCAAAACAGAGCATGATGGCTGCAGTGCTCTGAAGCACTTTCACGACTACCAATCAAAGTGCGCGTACCTGAAAACTATCGACCCTTGCGCGAGCCAAGGCTTCGTCGATTACCTCTCCTTACTCTATTGCAACTTCGAAAAGTTTCCACTTTTGGGCCAATCCCTCCTCTTCCTCTGGCTCCTCGCTCTGTTCTACGTCTTGGGCCACACTGCCTCCGAGTATTTCTGCTCATCTCTTGAGTCTCTCTCGAAGCTTCTCAACCTATCCCCAACCGTCGCCGGCGTGACGCTTCTCTCGCTCGGCAACGGGGCTCCTGATCTGTTCGCGAGTTTGGTCTCTTTCATGGGGGAAGACTCGAAGGGCACTTACGACGTTGGTCTCAACACTGTTGTTGGAGGCTCTTCTTTCGTCACGTGCGTTGTGGTTGGGATTATAAGCATCTCGTTGCGTAGTAGAGGGGTTAGAATCGAGAGGTCTGCCTTTATTAGAGACGTTTGCTTCTTCTGTGCGGCGATTGGCTCCTTgggtttgattttggtttatgggAAAATCAACTTCTGGGGCGCTCTTGGGTTCTGTTCGTTGTACGCTGTTTATGTCGCGTTTGTGTATCTTTCTTGGAGGTTTGGTGGTGAAGGTGGTGAATTTGATCTTGAGTCGGTTCATAAGCGTGTGAGTCTTAGTGAACCAATCTTGCAAAGAGAGGATGTTGATGAAGAGCATCGTAGTAATGTCGCTGATGATGATCATCAGCGACATTACTACTGGAAGTTGGTGGTTTGGGTTATGACTTTACCTATCTACCTACCAAGGAGATTGACTATTCCTGTTGTTAGTGAAGCCAAATGGTCTAAACCATTAGCTGTTACCTCGGTCACACTTGCTCCGGTTCTGTTATCGTTTCTCTGGAACTGGAAGTGTAGTCCGACCAGTTTTGAGGCGGTTATTGTTTACCTAACCGGGTGTTTAGTCGGTATAGTTCTCGGTCTCACTGCATTAGCCACGACGAAGATGTCAAACCCGCCAAAGAAATGGTTATTACCTTGGTTAGCAGGAGGATTTGTTATGAGCATGACATGGAGTTACATCTCAGCGCAAGAGCTAGTCGCGCTTCTAACTTCACTAGGTTATATTTTCGGGGTAAGCCCGTCGATCTTAGGCCTCACGGTCCTCGCGTGGGGGAACTCTATAGGAGATCTTATAACAAACGTGACGATGGCGCTGCACGATGGTGACGAAGGAGCTCAAGTGGCTGTATCGGGTTGTTACGCGGGCCCAATCTTTAATACGTTGTTTGCTCTTGGGATATCGCTTGTGGGATGCGCGTGGGAGGTTTATCCGTTGAGTATTGTGATAAAGACGGATCCTCGTTTGCTGGAGAGTCTTGGGTTTCTGGTGGTAGGACTGGTTTGGTCGTTCTTGGTTCTGTTTAGTAACCGGATGAGGCTTGGTGGTGTGATGGGGGTAGGGCTTTTGGTTATCTACTTGGCTTCATTGTCTATAAGGATTGTACAAACAGTTGGAGATTCTTACTAA
- the LOC106432514 gene encoding probable F-box protein At4g22165: MEESHNPNSHERLKSWSELPSDLLYSLLERLSFTDFRRAKSVCRSWYSASRQCVPKNNHIPWLLLFPEDNNSCCTLFNPAEKDKLYRTHDLDLVLPRIFCLKTCGSWLLMRNRSSNLYLVNLFTKERINLPPVESQVGTTKLERTVVGFRITCPDGSKPGKPMHIRSPVFWIDERTKEYLVSWGLGTCCVVYSKKGDNSWTQVPEALDCCDMVYKDHKLYFFSYSRDLRIYDFSGEAPREIFWCRCVYVERFAYDGGGPRRPHVTNRKRLVVTKLVVTVTGDVLKVETYLRPKSRIWSFRLFKVCSSGDFKRVHSLGDESMLLALGITVLANNYEGIRRNSIYFNASHNITSDIFLFNLETRKMEQLHKFDCSSDQLSGNRWFLPSFTQAVVA; the protein is encoded by the coding sequence ATGGAGGAGAGTCATAACCCTAATTCCCATGAGCGTCTCAAATCCTGGTCGGAGCTCCCTTCAGATCTCTTGTACTCGCTGCTTGAACGCCTGAGCTTTACCGACTTCCGACGAGCTAAATCCGTGTGTAGGTCCTGGTACTCCGCTTCGAGACAATGCGTGCCCAAAAACAATCACATCCCTTGGCTGCTCCTTTTCCCCGAAGATAACAACAGTTGCTGCACCTTGTTTAATCCCGCGGAGAAAGACAAACTCTACAGGACGCATGATCTGGATTTGGTGCTCCCGAGGATATTTTGTTTAAAGACGTGTGGAAGCTGGCTCTTGATGCGAAACCGTTCGAGTAATCTCTACCTTGTGAATCTCTTCACCAAGGAGAGGATCAATCTACCTCCTGTGGAGTCACAGGTCGGAACGACAAAGTTGGAGCGGACGGTAGTTGGGTTTCGCATTACATGTCCCGACGGAAGCAAGCCGGGTAAACCAATGCACATAAGATCCCCTGTGTTTTGGATCGACGAGAGAACCAAAGAGTATCTAGTTTCGTGGGGACTTGGAACCTGTTGTGTGGTCTATTCCAAGAAAGGAGATAACTCGTGGACTCAAGTCCCGGAAGCTTTAGATTGTTGTGACATGGTTTACAAGGATCACAAGCTTTACTTCTTTAGTTATTCCCGTGATCTGAGGATCTATGATTTTTCGGGAGAGGCTCCGCGAGAAATCTTTTGGTGTAGATGTGTTTATGTCGAAAGATTTGCCTACGATGGTGGTGGTCCCAGACGTCCTCATGTAACTAACAGAAAGAGACTTGTAGTCACAAAACTTGTAGTCACGGTGACTGGAGATGTCCTCAAGGTTGAAACATACTTAAGACCTAAGTCTAGAATCTGGTCATTCCGTCTCTTCAAAGTTTGTTCATCAGGTGACTTTAAACGAGTTCATTCCTTGGGGGACGAGTCAATGCTTCTGGCTCTTGGCATCACTGTGCTCGCCAACAACTATGAGGGCATCCGTAGAAACTCCATCTATTTCAATGCTAGTCATAATATCACAAGTGATATCTTTCTCTTCAATCTCGAGACGCGGAAGATGGAGCAACTACACAAATTTGATTGCTCCTCTGATCAACTCTCTGGAAATCGATGGTTCTTACCAAGTTTCACACAGGCAGTTGTGGCATGA